In Virgibacillus sp. NKC19-16, a single genomic region encodes these proteins:
- a CDS encoding helix-turn-helix domain-containing protein, whose protein sequence is MDIHTLLHRLAQNYRKHRIINHMSQAELAERSNLDEKYITGLENGRENPIYIALYKLSEALHLPHPMIDSIA, encoded by the coding sequence TTGGACATACATACTTTGCTGCATCGATTGGCGCAAAATTACCGTAAACATCGAATAATAAATCACATGTCGCAGGCAGAATTGGCAGAACGATCTAATTTAGACGAGAAGTATATAACCGGACTGGAAAATGGAAGAGAGAATCCTATCTATATAGCACTCTATAAGCTATCTGAGGCGTTACATCTTCCTCATCCGATGATTGATTCAATTGCATAA
- the nhaC gene encoding Na+/H+ antiporter NhaC: MSENKLPSLKFSILTLLTATLIMVIGLIVFDASLQIMLFIGFITVIPFAMKLGFSFSEVEAFAYDMVRKILPAALILLAVGALIGAWMYSGTVPTIIYAGLKVISPEYFLSTAVIMCIFVSLATGTSWGTIGTAGVALVGVGSGLGIPAGITVGAIITGAWFGDKMSPLSASTNMAPAISGGVDLFKHIKHMMWTTVPAVILSIIVFQLIGFRYRGADLDYERINMITSSLDELFKIGWIALIPAAVVLTLLIMKKPPVTSIFLGALIGAVVGVLHQGFSITDGFSALYGGFSIEAGNSFINGLLNRGGVTSMYEILALFIFALAFGGVLSGAGFLSSILNSFSKRIKTNRGLLLSTIAVSYTSNMIGATHSFALIMTATLMRPLYEKRKIKRENLSRLIEDVGTLGGPIIPWNTSAVFIAGTLGVSPMEFIPFCLLTFFTLLITVIYSITGFTITLENDKDTLDDSSKQLSEHIAK, translated from the coding sequence ATGTCGGAAAATAAATTGCCAAGTCTTAAATTTTCAATCCTAACTTTGCTTACAGCTACATTGATTATGGTTATTGGTCTCATAGTATTTGATGCAAGCTTACAGATCATGCTTTTTATTGGTTTCATTACAGTAATACCATTTGCTATGAAACTTGGGTTTAGTTTTTCGGAAGTGGAAGCGTTCGCATATGATATGGTTCGAAAGATTCTTCCAGCCGCTTTAATATTATTAGCTGTAGGTGCATTAATTGGTGCATGGATGTATTCTGGTACGGTGCCAACAATAATCTATGCAGGCCTGAAGGTTATTTCACCTGAATATTTTCTTTCAACCGCGGTTATTATGTGTATTTTTGTATCTCTTGCAACAGGAACATCTTGGGGTACAATTGGAACCGCTGGTGTAGCGCTTGTTGGTGTTGGTAGTGGTCTTGGAATTCCTGCAGGGATTACAGTTGGCGCAATCATTACTGGTGCCTGGTTTGGTGATAAAATGTCCCCATTGTCTGCTAGTACGAATATGGCACCTGCAATTTCAGGTGGGGTGGACCTTTTCAAGCACATTAAGCATATGATGTGGACGACTGTTCCAGCTGTTATATTATCGATTATTGTCTTTCAATTAATTGGGTTTAGATATAGGGGAGCAGATCTTGATTATGAACGAATTAACATGATAACAAGTTCGTTAGATGAGTTGTTTAAAATAGGATGGATAGCGCTTATCCCTGCAGCTGTAGTTCTGACTTTGCTAATTATGAAAAAGCCACCTGTCACTTCCATATTTTTAGGGGCGTTAATTGGAGCCGTAGTGGGAGTTTTACATCAGGGATTCTCAATAACAGATGGATTTTCTGCTTTGTATGGCGGTTTTTCGATAGAAGCTGGCAATTCTTTTATAAATGGTCTGTTAAATCGGGGTGGAGTCACAAGTATGTATGAAATTTTAGCCCTATTTATATTTGCTTTGGCATTCGGTGGAGTCCTATCAGGGGCTGGCTTCTTATCCTCAATTTTAAATTCCTTTTCAAAAAGGATAAAAACAAATCGTGGGCTACTGTTGTCAACAATTGCGGTGAGCTATACATCTAATATGATTGGTGCTACACATAGCTTTGCCTTAATCATGACTGCAACTTTAATGCGGCCATTATATGAAAAACGCAAAATCAAAAGGGAAAATCTATCACGCTTAATTGAGGATGTTGGAACACTGGGTGGGCCTATTATTCCGTGGAATACAAGTGCAGTTTTCATAGCAGGTACGTTAGGCGTAAGTCCAATGGAATTTATCCCGTTTTGTTTATTAACATTTTTCACACTATTGATCACCGTAATTTACTCTATAACAGGGTTTACAATTACATTGGAAAATGATAAAGATACATTAGATGATTCCTCAAAGCAGTTATCTGAACATATCGCTAAATAA
- a CDS encoding Ldh family oxidoreductase has translation MYINQDKIRKFSNQCFTELGMPEEEARVITEVLLEADLREIHSHGFLRLPIYVERIKKELTKTKAEISYEKDTDTMTLIDGNNSAGQVVAYQAMEASIKKAEHFGIGLAAVRNSNHFGISAYYSLMAAKKNMIGIVISNTAPLMPAIGGAEKVIGNNPISIAAPLKNYEPLVLDMAMSNTAFGKILYAKEKNQEIPEGWGVDAKGAPTTDPNKVVNGGFLAPVGGPKGFGLALMAEVLTGVLSGGDFSKMIPSMYDVNKKQSISHFMLSIDINQLIPLETYYNNVEQLISYVKDSKKATGASETYLPGEIEFLKEKKNKTQGVPMQEQTFDKLNELSKELKIDSLTE, from the coding sequence GTGTATATTAATCAGGATAAAATCAGAAAATTTTCTAATCAATGTTTTACGGAACTCGGCATGCCTGAGGAAGAGGCCAGGGTTATTACCGAGGTTTTGCTGGAAGCAGACTTACGCGAGATTCATAGCCACGGTTTTTTGAGATTACCGATTTATGTAGAAAGAATTAAAAAGGAATTAACCAAAACTAAAGCTGAAATCAGCTATGAAAAAGACACTGATACAATGACTTTGATAGATGGAAATAATTCTGCCGGACAAGTCGTGGCGTATCAGGCCATGGAAGCATCTATAAAGAAAGCAGAACATTTTGGAATTGGATTAGCCGCGGTAAGAAACAGTAATCATTTTGGGATTTCTGCTTACTATTCATTGATGGCAGCTAAAAAGAATATGATTGGCATCGTCATTAGCAATACTGCTCCCCTTATGCCAGCCATAGGCGGAGCCGAAAAGGTGATTGGGAACAACCCAATATCGATTGCTGCTCCTTTGAAAAACTATGAACCACTTGTGCTGGATATGGCCATGAGTAACACAGCCTTTGGGAAAATTCTCTATGCGAAAGAGAAGAATCAAGAAATCCCGGAAGGATGGGGTGTCGACGCAAAGGGAGCCCCTACAACAGATCCTAATAAAGTCGTGAATGGCGGATTTCTGGCACCTGTAGGCGGTCCAAAGGGATTTGGGCTGGCTCTAATGGCAGAGGTATTAACTGGTGTCCTTTCAGGAGGGGATTTTTCCAAAATGATTCCTTCTATGTATGACGTAAATAAGAAACAATCGATTTCCCATTTTATGCTATCAATTGATATCAATCAGCTTATTCCATTAGAGACTTACTACAATAATGTAGAACAATTGATCTCCTACGTAAAGGATTCTAAGAAAGCAACAGGAGCATCTGAAACTTATTTGCCTGGGGAAATAGAATTCCTTAAAGAAAAGAAAAACAAAACACAGGGTGTTCCTATGCAAGAGCAGACTTTCGATAAATTGAATGAACTTTCAAAAGAACTGAAAATAGACAGTTTGACTGAATAA